Proteins found in one Plasmodium gaboni strain SY75 chromosome 13, whole genome shotgun sequence genomic segment:
- a CDS encoding putative U4/U6 small nuclear ribonucleoprotein PRP3: MDDVKKRRRSRWGDAEKKEEDKEVDINNNNSNNLENINNNINILLNKNNEIPIKKNNSIMNIPVSTSLAYNNLNNSIFSSNIHLNILKATEAARLAIEKVKRSSRFKENDNINKNRRRLEFIPKPLMFDEEGREVDDEGNVINIKPITFSTLKVNMNKLDEDNMLKKKNDDIIINKNLNIENINNDINKENSLWFDNRIKNVSKRKEKKSGFFNFITPGSFIKHASNKQYNNKALMNFDLKKIMEEKKKVQSFQELSLNFLNNNINESINPNMININKKDDKISKFQTWDPQQRYDMLEYWDTDLFILIEHMYLKNENNVDYINEFIKTEKQTWQDKYQYIINNKTNDIHNNINDKHNNNINDKHNNNINDKHNSNNNNSNNNLCASLLSHDEHIQLNNVLIKCDVLLLLNDNKKIKSHKNNIYMLIVNNLLYIINFNYINHYIEHPVSLNEDKKENDDDDDNINMTHMFLTPQERKKLRKRKRQEKEREKQDKIRIGLMPPPPPKMKLSNLMRVMGESALAQPSKAEYAVREQMKERELRHFEENQKRKLKPEERTKKKINKWKSNSDEENDVLLIYITNLSNKKHIFKIDINAQQLHLTGVCFMTVLYNFIIVEGKHVSIERYKRLIFRRIKWNEEEYDDEQNDNEDNHIINSNEKNQPQVYPINNNINQQDNNNNNNNNYNNNDSNDNSLYSQHSQCSLIWNGVVKKKNFKNWKMIVAKTEMEVTDYLSQHDALHYYHIIKKHRSVLDHI; the protein is encoded by the coding sequence aTGGATGATGTTAAGAAAAGAAGAAGGTCGAGGTGGGGAGATGCCGagaaaaaagaagaagacAAAGAAgtagatataaataataataatagtaataatttagagaatataaataataacatcaatatattattaaataaaaataatgagATACCAATAAAGAAGAATAATAGTATTATGAATATACCTGTGTCAACTTCTTTGgcatataataatttaaataattccattttttcatctaatatacatttgaatattttaaaagcTACTGAGGCAGCTAGGTTGGCCATAGAAAAAGTAAAGAGATCTAGTCGATTTAAAGagaatgataatataaataagaataGAAGAAGACTTGAATTTATTCCTAAGCCTTTAATGTTCGATGAAGAAGGTCGAGAAGTTGATGATGAAGGTaatgttataaatattaaacCTATAACATTCTCAACATTAAAAGTTAATATGAATAAGTTAGATGAAGataatatgttaaaaaaaaaaaatgatgatataataataaataagaatcttaatattgaaaatattaataatgatataaataaagaaaattcTTTATGGTTCGATaatagaataaaaaatgtttctaaaagaaaagaaaaaaaaagtggattttttaattttataacTCCTGGGTCTTTTATCAAACATGCAAGtaataaacaatataataataaagcATTAATGAATTttgatttaaaaaaaattatggaagaaaaaaaaaaagtacaATCTTTTCAAGAGCTATCTTTAAATTTtctaaataataatattaatgaaagTATAAACCCTAATATgattaatataaataaaaaagatgatAAAATTTCTAAATTTCAAACATGGGATCCTCAACAAAGATATGATATGTTAGAATATTGGGATACggatttatttattttaatagaacatatgtatttaaagaatgaaaataatgttgattatataaatgaatttataaaaacagAAAAACAAACATGGCAAGATaaatatcaatatataataaataataaaacaaatgatattcataataatataaatgacaaacataataataatataaatgacaaacataataataatataaatgacaaacataatagtaataataataatagtaataacAATTTGTGTGCTTCTTTATTATCACATGATGAACATATCCAATTAAATAACGTATTAATCAAATGTgatgttttattattattaaatgataataaaaaaataaaatcacataaaaataatatatatatgcttATAGTTAATAActtgttatatattataaattttaattatatcaATCATTATATTGAACATCCAGTCTCTTTGAATGAAGACAAAAAAGAgaatgatgatgatgatgataatataaatatgacACATATGTTTTTAACACCTcaagaaagaaaaaaattaagaaaaagaaaaagacaagaaaaagaaagagAGAAACaagataaaataagaatagGATTAATGCCTCCACCTCCACcaaaaatgaaattatcAAACTTAATGAGAGTCATGGGTGAAAGTGCATTAGCTCAACCATCTAAAGCAGAATATGCAGTCAGAGAACAAATGAAAGAAAGAGAATTAAGACATTTTGAAGAAAATCAAAAAAGAAAACTTAAACCTGAAGAAAgaactaaaaaaaaaattaataaatggAAATCAAATTCagatgaagaaaatgatgttctattaatatatattactaatttatctaataaaaaacatatcTTTAAAATTGATATTAATGCACAACAATTACATCTAACAGGTGTATGCTTTATGACcgttttatataattttataattgtAGAAGGAAAACATGTATCTATAGaaagatataaaagatTAATCTTTAGAAGAATCAAATGGAATGAAGAGGAATATGATGACgaacaaaatgataatgaagacaatcatattataaattcaaatgaaaaaaatcAACCACAAGTATATCctataaataataacatcAACCAACAAgacaacaacaacaacaacaataataattataataataatgatagtAATGATAATAGTTTATATAGTCAACATTCACAATGTAGTTTAATATGGAATGGTGttgtgaaaaaaaaaaattttaaaaactGGAAAATGATTGTTGCCAAAACAGAAATGGAAGTAACAGATTATCTAAGTCAACATGACGCATTGCATTATTATCACATTATAAAAAAGCACAGATCAGTTCTTGATCacatttaa
- a CDS encoding putative HORMA domain protein produces MLSRMSVRTHTHNEVLTKNDSVNMLKNIVKLGISLVTYLRNLFEENAYEEVCINELKLKRLLPINPQAHMIINWLEKGVFEAIEKEYLRILILDINDIYDNTIECYKFTFSYNNKNGDEIDITLEKSNQSSHENKKNFVYNEVNKNVINNIYNDNHINKNDYAHTTNEPSNNNIDDYNKVNENKQQNEGNMVGHMVGHMVGHMVDHNICNNICLHKNINEIQKNYTNEYPCHKNDRLNCNNISHPQCNGFMNTQNYKHINNYCVNNLDDNKKSCLNYNRLKSIKERLFNKNNKEKKKKINNLFFKKQAKDKTYELLRSLVLLTQTLEPLPERTYLSMKLLYYDEIVPYNYQPPYFKNPDHNDLLKFIDIPNEDYIGKINTGHHFLSIIVNSTTNNFINKNIEMYNKGCYEKHTHHLKKLERNEMSKGIPHIEGKGPEVYPLTNDDNDEYDEYDEYDEYDDECDNIYDDDDDEDYHEECVQCVERDKSDIYNKFDRQEDNYIEKHYNDEYNCDNQNIYNNYHPDSYSDDDYYDDDYDDDDYYDDAHYDDSHYDDSHYDDDYDDTLNNPNIYYPLNELKMNNHFDSDYSLNKQRRRKRKTRQPRRRINQNLNTNMNLIENINPDVIQNANININDDIHEESVRQMRTGRRRRRRRRRRRRRRRRENEVNTRSISKIRTSSKTKNKIITRTRRRENTNTILNDKEHMSIQKDVNIKEHISVKEDMTTRLRSRTRLRIRRRTASLSSNASNKNILTDRNKIISYIPNNNYYEIFNTTNNATYINNLQPNNMINENIKDKQYMHNANTNIENNNEQNGIISSKRNMENIQNVMMSNHIKNNNNNNNNMDDGDNNNNNNNNLIVNHIDIYNNSYINNQDDHVHPNKPSYSNHQIIDKMINAKKQRRIKLLNKIKMYITRYKILSKTKIKNKFPSVSQYEIDKILDELLQDNIITTNANSVFKFVDKNEYNEEPIININTYDQEKIDHEINEHMEEQKLIIMNNDNMLNNIQHQDDANCIYNNNINQQHKEEKKEQQHKEEKKEHKEEEQQHKEEEQQHKEEEQQNKEEEQQNKEEEQQHKEEQPQQKPQQPQQHEQEQLFATNNDEQINNDIKKLYNDVYNMCVKTKYVNKDIITKGLGIYPLLAKPLLHRLINENVIQDKFIKNKGYESNIYIPIQNKFNKKDKKDVVKCDIMSTTNSTNDEEDNEKKNKTNK; encoded by the coding sequence ATGCTTTCTCGTATGAGCGTTCGAACCCATACTCACAATGAGGTTCTTACAAAGAATGATTCTGTAAATATGCTAAAGAATATAGTTAAATTAGGAATTAGTTTAGTTACCTACTTAAGAAACTTATTTGAAGAAAATGCATATGAAGAAGTATGTATTAATGAgttaaaattaaaaagacTTCTACCTATAAATCCACAAGCACATATGATTATAAACTGGTTAGAAAAAGGTGTTTTTGAAGCTATtgaaaaagaatatttaagaatattaatattagatataaatgatatatatgataatacaatcgaatgttataaatttactttctcatataataataaaaatggaGATGAAATAGATATCACTCTAGAAAAATCAAATCAATCTTCAcatgaaaataaaaaaaattttgtatataatgaggtaaacaaaaatgttattaataatatatataatgataatcATATCAACAAGAATGATTATGCACACACAACAAATGAACCATCTAATAACAACATtgatgattataataaggtaaatgaaaataaacAACAAAATGAAGGTAACATGGTAGGCCACATGGTAGGCCACATGGTAGGTCACATGGTAGatcataatatatgtaataatatttgtttacataaaaatataaatgaaatcCAAAAGAATTACACAAATGAATATCCATGTCATAAAAACGACAGACTAAACTGTAACAATATATCCCATCCTCAATGTAATGGTTTTATGAATACACAGAATTATAAACATATCAATAATTATTGTGTAAATAATCttgatgataataaaaagtcctgtttaaattataatcgccttaaaagtataaaagaaagattatttaataaaaataataaagaaaaaaaaaaaaaaattaataatttgttttttaaaaaacaaGCAAAAGATAAAAcatatgaattattaaGATCCTTAGTTTTACTTACACAAACATTAGAACCCTTACCAGAGAGGACATACTTATCtatgaaattattatattatgatgaaATCGTTCCATATAATTATCAGCCTCCATATTTTAAAAACCCTGATCATAATGActtattaaaatttatagaTATACCTAATGAAGATTATATAGGAAAAATAAACACAGGTCATCACTTCCTTTCTATTATTGTGAATTCAACTACcaataattttataaataaaaatatagaaatgTATAATAAAGGTTGTTATGAGAAACATACTCATCACTTGAAGAAACTAGAAAGAAACGAAATGTCTAAAGGTATACCTCACATAGAAGGTAAGGGACCTGAGGTTTACCCCTTAAcaaatgatgataatgacGAGTATGACGAGTATGACGAGTATGACGAATATGATGATGAAtgtgataatatatatgatgatgatgatgatgagGATTATCATGAAGAATGTGTCCAATGTGTCGAACGAGACAAATctgatatatataacaaatttGATCGACAAGaagataattatatagaaaaacATTATAATGACGAATATAATTGTGATAATCagaatatttataataattatcatcCAGATAGTTACTCTGATGATgattattatgatgatgattatgatgatgatgattATTACGATGATGCTCATTATGATGATTCTCATTATGATGATTCTCattatgatgatgattATGATGATACATTGAATAACCctaatatttattatccTTTAAATGAACTTAAAATGAATAACCATTTTGACTCAGACTATTCATTAAACAAAcaaagaagaagaaaaagaaaaacaagACAACCAAGAAGAAGGATAAATCAAAATTTAAATACAAACATGAACCttattgaaaatataaatccAGATGTTATTCAAAATgcaaatataaatattaatgatgaCATACATGAAGAAAGTGTTAGACAGATGAGAACAGGAAGAAGAAGACGACGAAGAAGAAGAcgaagaagaagaagaagaagaagagAAAATGAAGTGAATACAAGAAGTATTTCAAAAATAAGAACGTCAtcaaaaacaaaaaataaaattatcaCTAGAACAAGGAGACGAGAAAATACAAATAcaatattaaatgataaagaaCATATGAGTATTCAAAAAGatgtaaatattaaagaaCATATAAGTGTTAAAGAAGATATGACTACACGACTAAGATCTAGAACAAGATTAAGAATAAGAAGAAGAACAGCAAGTCTAAGTAGTAATGCtagtaataaaaatatattaacagatagaaataaaattatttcatatataccaaataataattactATGAAATATTCAACACAACAAATAATgctacatatataaataatctTCAACctaataatatgataaatgaaaatattaaagaCAAGCAATATATGCATAATGCTAATAcaaatattgaaaataataatgaacaaaatggaattatttcttcaaaaaggaatatggaaaatattcaaaatgTTATGATGTCcaatcatataaaaaataataataataataataataatatggatgatggtgataataataataataataataataaccTTATTGTTAATCACATagatatttataataatagctatataaataatcaAGATGATCATGTACATCCTAATAAACCCTCTTATAGTAATCATCAAATCATAGATAAAATGATTAATGCAAAAAAACAAAGAAGAATAAAATTGttaaacaaaattaaaatgtatattactagatataaaattttaagtaagacaaaaattaaaaataaattccCAAGTGTATCACAATATGAAATagataaaatattagaTGAATTACTACAggataatattattacaacAAATGCAAATAGCGTTTTTAAATTTgttgataaaaatgaatataatgaagaacctattataaatataaatacatatgaCCAGGAAAAAATCGATCATGAGATAAATGAACATATGGAAGaacaaaaattaattataatgaataatgacaatatgttaaataatatacaacATCAAGATGATGCGAACtgtatttataataataatattaatcaGCAGcataaagaagaaaaaaaagaacaacaacataaagaagaaaaaaaagaacataAAGAAGAAGAACAACAACATAAAGAAGAAGAACAACAACATAAAGAAGAAGAACaacaaaataaagaagaagaacaacaaaataaagaagaagaaCAACAACATAAAGAAGAACAACCACAACAAAAACCACAACAACCACAACAACATGAACAAGAACAACTATTTGCTACTAATAATGATGAAcaaattaataatgatataaaaaaactATACAATGatgtttataatatgtgtgttaaaacaaaatatgttaataaagatattattACTAAAGGACTAGGTATATACCCTTTACTTGCAAAACCATTACTACATAGACTtattaatgaaaatgtaattcaagataaatttataaaaaataaaggatatgaaagtaatatatatataccaattcaaaataaatttaataaaaaggataaAAAGGACGTAGTAAAGTGTGATATTATGTCTACTACAAATTCGACCAATGACGAAGAggataatgaaaaaaaaaataaaacaaataaataa